One genomic region from Clostridium saccharobutylicum DSM 13864 encodes:
- a CDS encoding transposase yields MGRKEKVSIEEKLRAIKSYLSGEKSAAQICSDFNIHNQSFRNWIRKYNMNGENGLVVTHKNKIYSEEIKYMAIHDYLDGNGSLENICTKYEIPSIYSLQYK; encoded by the coding sequence ATGGGCAGAAAAGAAAAAGTTTCTATTGAAGAAAAGCTAAGAGCTATTAAATCTTACCTATCAGGTGAAAAAAGTGCTGCACAAATATGTTCTGATTTTAACATCCATAATCAATCATTTAGGAATTGGATTCGTAAGTATAATATGAATGGTGAAAACGGATTAGTTGTTACTCATAAAAATAAAATTTATTCAGAAGAAATCAAATATATGGCAATTCATGATTATCTTGATGGCAACGGTTCATTGGAAAATATATGCACTAAATATGAAATTCCATCAATTTATAGTCTCCAATATAAATGA
- a CDS encoding EndoU domain-containing protein — translation MKSISDLKNTDKFRSGALEHILEGELNARSKAVGFHYEGMPTAKGNIIPGTESVPNKFGVYTAKVEVNGVPKTANGGISSFYPKTWNAQDMVDEINQAYNNRAFKSGNEFYGYASTGLKIKMYIDSNTNKIISAFPDY, via the coding sequence GTGAAGTCAATATCAGATTTAAAAAATACTGATAAATTTAGGTCAGGTGCTTTAGAACATATACTTGAAGGTGAGTTAAATGCCAGAAGTAAAGCTGTAGGATTTCATTATGAAGGAATGCCAACAGCAAAAGGTAATATAATACCAGGAACAGAGTCAGTACCTAATAAGTTTGGAGTTTATACTGCAAAGGTTGAAGTTAATGGTGTTCCTAAAACTGCTAATGGTGGGATTTCATCATTTTATCCTAAGACATGGAATGCACAAGATATGGTAGATGAAATAAACCAGGCATATAATAATAGAGCTTTCAAATCAGGAAATGAATTTTATGGATATGCATCAACAGGGTTGAAAATTAAGATGTATATAGATTCAAATACAAACAAGATAATTAGTGCTTTTCCAGATTATTAA